One Arcobacter sp. FWKO B genomic window, ATAAACTATGATGTGACAAATAAAAGTATTGTTTCATCACAAATAAATAATATAAATAATAATAATACAATAATAAAAGGTTTTTCTACAAGGATTGATCAAATTGCTTTTGTAAAAAAGTCAATTTATGATATGGTAGAAAAAAAGAGAATTTTGCCACAAAATATAGTTGTAATAACTCCTGATGAATCTTTTGCACAAGTTTTGAAAGTCTTTGACGATGAAAAATACTTTAACTTTGCAGGTGGAATTCCTATTACACAAACTTTATTTTTCAAAAAACTAAATGCTATAATGGAATATTTAAGTAAGAGTGATTATAAAAGTATTCAAAAATTAAGATTTTATAATATTGATCTACAAGTACTAAATAAAGAAATATTACCTTTTTTAAACAAACAAATACAATCTGTACAATTACAACTACTTTTTCAATTGTTAAATTTAGATGATCTTGACAATGAACTAAAAAATAAGCTAAATGATTCCATATATAAAATGGATGTGTTATTTTTTAAGAGTAATGAAAAAATTACACTTGCACAAGGGTTAAAACTTCTTTTTGATAATATATCTTTATTATCCCTTGATGATGTTGCTGGCGGTAAGATTACTGTAATGGGGCTTTTAGAAAGTAGGGGAGTTAGATATGAAGGTGTAATAATAGTAGATTTTAATGACGATATTGCACCAAAAGTTAGCGTAAAAGATAAATTTTTATCAACACATATTAAAGAGTTGGCATCATTACCAACACATATAGATAGAGAAAACTTACAAAAGTATTACTACAAAATGGTATGTGATGGAGCACAAGAGTTGTATATATCTTATGTGGATAATGACCAAGCAAAAATAAGTAGATTTGCATCAGAGATATTTGATACATTACCAATAGGTCTAAACGATGAAGAATACAAACATATTTTATATTCATCAAAACAAATTGAATCAAAAGAGAGTGAATATCTTATTGATATAAATCTTGCTACTCAAAAATTTAGTGCGACTTCACTAAAGGACTATTTAGAGTGTAAAAGAAGATACTATTTTAAACATATTCAAAAAATAAAAGAACATAATATCTCTTTGATGCCAAAAGGTGGAGAAGTTGGGACACTAATTCATACTTTACTTCAAAATCTTTTTACTAATAATAAATATTTTTCAACACAAGATGATTTTGATAAGGCACTATTTAGTGAATTTAATATTATAAAAAATAGTATAAAACATCCATCTTTAAAGTTAGAACTTCAAATATGGGAAAAAAAACTAAGATTTCTTTCTGCTCTTGAAATGAGAAGGATAAAAGAGGGATTTCAAGTAGCTTTTTTAGAAAAAGGGTTTAATATAAACCATAAAGGGATAAATCTAACTGGAAAAATAGATAGAGTAGATATAAAAGATGGAAAGTTTTATATACTTGATTATAAAACATCACAAAGTTTGAAAATAGATACTTTAAAAACTTATGCTACAAGTTCAGATTTTCAACTTGAATTTTATTTTTTAGCATTAAAAGATAGTGGTGTAGAAGAGGTGAGTTATTATGATTTGAATAAAATCAAAATTTTAAAAGAAGAAGTCTTAGATGAAAAATTAAACTTACTTGATACTATTTTAGAGTCACTATATACTACAACAGTAGATTTTTGTAAAACAGATAAATTAAGTAATTGTTTATATTGTACTTATAAAATAGCATGTGGGCGGGAGTAATGGAAAATTTTTTAGCTTTAAAAGCAAGTGCTGGAAGTGGTAAGACATTTGCCCTTAGTGTAAGATATATATCTCTTATTCTTCTTGGTGCAAAACCTAGTGAAATATTAACACTTACTTTTACTAATAAAGCTGCAAATGAGATGAAAGAGAGGATTTTCCATACTATTACTACTTTGGGTGATGATAAAGCATATTTAGAACAGATTTCATTGGTAAGTGGCAAAACCATTGATGATATACTTTTAAGAAAAAATGATATTAAAAACGAATTTATAAAATCTAGTTTGTCAATTTTTACTATAGATAAATTTATTAACAAAATTCTAAAAGAGTTTAGTGGATATTTGGGGATATTTGATAGTTATGAAATAGCAAATGACAATATTGATGAATTGAGTTTTTATTTTTTAAGTAGCCTAAATGATGATGAATTTAGTGATTTTGTTGAGATTTATTTACAAGAAAATAAGAAATTATCATCTCTTATAACTTATTTTAAATCATTTATCCAAAAAGAATCCCAAATGAATTTTGATTTAAGGATATATGAAACAACATTACAAAGTATACAAGATGATATTTTATCTAAAGCTCTTAAGTTAAAGTCATATATTTATCAAACATATGAAGATGCACTAGGAGTAAATTCAAAAAAAGCTTTAGATTTTGAAACATTTGATGACCTTTTTAATAAAACTTGGATTTATAGACAGACTCTTAGTGATTTTAGAGATTTAAAAAAGTTTGAAGATAAGATATCTGCTGATTTATTTTTAGAGATACAAGAGCTTTTAAAGGAGTACTTTGAGATAAGATCAAACAACGCTACACTACAGTTTGTAAAACTATTTGATAAGTTTAGAACCTTTAGACAAGAATATATAATAAAGCAAAGATATTTAGAATTTAATGATATTACAAATTTTGCAAATAGACTTTTAAATGAGATCATAGACAAAGAGTTTTTATATTTTAGACTTGATGCAAGGTATAGACATATATTAATTGATGAGTTTCAAGATACATCAATAGAACAGTTTAATATTTTATCACCACTAATAGAAGAATCTTTGGCTGGTAGTGTAGAAGAGTTTAAAACATTTTTTTATGTTGGAGATACAAAACAATCTATTTATAGATTTCGTGGTGGTAAAAGAGAGCTGTTTGATTATTTAATAAGTAGCTATCCTCAGATAAAAGAGCAAAATTTAGATACAAATTATAGAAGTAAAAGTCAAATAGTTGAGTTTGTAAATGAGACATTTAAAAGTATCCATGATTATGAATATATAAACCAAAAAAGTATCGATAGTGGTGGTTTTGTAGAAGTATATACAAGTCTGGCTTTACAAGGTGATGAACCATATGTTGATGTTTTAGGCAAACTTAAAGAGTTGAAATCAGCTCAAGTAGACTTAAATAAATGTGCTATTTTAGTATCTACAAATGAAGAGGTATTGAATTTGTATTACTATTTAAGTAAAAGTGAGCTTGATATACCTATAAATACAGAAATGACATCTAAACTAATAAACCAAAAGAATGTAAAAGTACTGATAAACTGGGTTAAATATTTGTTTTTTAAAGAAGAAATTTATAAACTCAATACAATGTCACTTTTAGGTAAGAATTTTCAAGATGATTTTGTATTGGAATATGATATTCAAAATAATTCAGTTGAAAATATATTAAAAACTATAGCTTTAAGTTTTGATATTTTGGATGAAAATATTATTAAACTTATTGAAATTAGCTCCCAATATAAAGATGTCTTTGATTTTGTCTATAATATTGATTTTTTAGATGCTTCAATGCAAAATAGTGCAAAAACTGGTATATCTATTTTAACAATATTTAAATCCAAAGGGTTAGAATATGAGAGTGTAATATTAGTTGATAAGTTAAAAAGAAGTAGCAATAATACAGATGCTTTTTTATTTGAATATGATGGTATTTTTTTAAAAAAGATTCACTACAAAATTAAGAATAAAGAGTCGTTTGATACACAATATAAAAAAGCTTTAGAAAAAGAAGAAAAACTTGCAAGAATAGATATTTTAAATGTTTTGTATGTTGCACTTACTAGGGCAAAACAAAATCTAATAATTTTGAAAAAAGAAGAAAACTCTATTTTTGATGAGATAGGTCTTAGTGATCTAAAATTAGGGGTATTAAGTAGTAATATACCTAAAAAAGAAGAACCTAAAAAGAGTTTTCCATTAGAATATGCCCCTTTACCTCTTGGTACACAAGATGTTGCAGTAAAAATTGGTTTAGATGAATATGAAGATACAAGAGCTAGATATTTTGGTATCGCTACTCACTATGCACTTGAAAATATGGTTGATTTTAAAGATAATGAAGTTGATAGTGTTGTAGATATCACAAAACAGAGATTTAGTTCATACTTAAATAGTGATGATTTTTTGGATATTGAAAAGAGAATAAAACTTCTTTTATCAAATAGTGAGTTTATGAATATTATTCAAAATGCACAATATTTAAGAAAAGAACAACCTCTGATTTTTTTTAAAGAGATGAAATATATAGATCTTTTGGCAGTAAATGATGATGGATATATAATAATAGATTATAAAACATCTTCTAAACATCATGAAATTTATCATAAACAAGTATCAACATATAAAAAAGCTATAGAAAAAATAACAGGTTCAAAGAATATAAAAGGGTATATTTTTTATCTTTTAGCCGATAAAATTCACCATATAATAGTCTAATTAACAGATAATTAACACTCCTTTGATACAATTTCCCAAAATCTTAGATAAAAGGGAAATTATGAAAAAAACACTAATGATTTCAGTGATGACAGCATCAGCAATTTTTGCCAACGAAGCAAATCTTGGTACAATAGATGTTACTACAGATATAATATCACAAAAGATCGAAAATGTAAGTGGTGAAGAGCTAAAATCAGCAGATGTTGCTGAGGCACTTAGTAAAAATAGCTCAAGTGTAAATTTAATAAGAAGAAGTGGTATCGCAAATGATATTTTAGTAAGAAGTCAAAAAAAAGATAATATCGTTGTGATGATTGATGATGCAAAAGTGTGTGGAGCATGTCCAAATAGAATGGATCCTCCAACTTCTCATATTGTTACAAACAGTGTAGAAGATATAGAAATCATAGGTGGACCTTTTGATGTGGAACATATGGGGACACTTAGTGGTATAGTAAAAATCAAAACAAAAGATCCAAAAGAGGGCTTTAGTGGTGAAATAAATGCAAATGCAGGAAGTTATGACTATAAAAAACTAAGCATTAGTGGAAGTGGAGGAACTGACAAAATAAGAGTTCTTATGAGTGCATCAACTGAAAATGGTGAGCAATACAAAGATGGTGATGGTAATACTTTTGCACAACAATTAGTGAATAAAGTAGGTAGTGCTTCTACTGTAAGATATGCTGATACATATAAAGATATGGATGCATTTACAAAAAAAACTTTTAGTACAAAGTTTTTTATCAATCCTACAGATAATAGCGAGATAAGATTAGGGTATACTCTAAATAGAAGTGATGATATACTTTATCCATCAAGCACTATGGATGCAATATATGATGATAGTGATATATATACATTTGGTGCAACACTTAAAGATCTTGGTACATATTCAAAAGAGTTAAGTCTTGAAACTTATAAATCAAAAGTAGATCATCTTATGAGTACTAGATTTAGAAATTTATCTGATGCTACAAAATATATGGATGCAGATGTTCAAAGTAAAATAACAGGAGCGAAACTAAAAAATAGTTTTGATTTGGGAATCCACAAGTTAGAAATTGGTTTAGATGGAAGTGATAGAAATTGGAATGGTAATAGGATTCATTCAACTAATGGATATGGTGGAGGTACGGCTGCTCAAACTGATCAATACTTTATCCCTGATGTAGATACAAAAAATAGAGCAATTTTTGCAAAAATGGGTGTAGAACTAGGGGATTTTGATGTATCTATGGGTGCTAGATATGATGATACAAATGTAAAAGCAAATCAAAAATCAAAAGCTATGACAACAGATGCAAAAAGAGATATTGACTATAAATCACTATCAGCAAATATTTTGACAACTTATCACTTAAATGATGATACTTCAATTTTCGCTGGAATTGGAAAAGGAAATAGGGTTCCTGATGCAAAAGAGCTTTTTATGGGTAAAACTAATACAGTAAAAGGTGACTTAAAACAAACAAAAAACTATGAAGTTGATTTTGGTGTAGATTATGTGGCTGACACATATGGGATTAAATCAAAAGTTTTCCATAGTACACTAAAAGATTATATCTATTACCACTCTGTTAATGAAAAGTATGTAAATGTAGATGCAAAAATCTATGGAATAGAGCTTTCAGGGTATAAATATTTTACAGATGAAATATCACTAGATATGATGGCTAGTTGGCAAAGAGGTAAAAAAGATAATGCTTTATCAGGTCAAAGTGACAAAGACTTAGCTGATATTGTACCACTTAAAACAAATATTGGCTTAAATTATGAACAAGCATCTCATTTAGTAAGAGTTGAAATGGTAGCAGCTAAAAACTGGAGTAACTATGACAAAGACAACGGTGAACAAGCACTACCAGGATATGCAGTATTTAATGCAAAATATAACTATAAAATCAATAAAAGCTTTGATGTTACAGTAGGTATGGATAATTTATTTGATAAAACATATGCAGTATCAAATACATATAAAGATTTAACTTTAGCGGGTACAACGGATGGAGTTATGCTTTTAAATGAGCCAGGAAGATATACATACGCAAATTTAAGATATAAATTTTAATTTGGTGTTCTTACTAGATAAAACTGGCGTTCTTCATATTAGAACACCAGTTTTAACTGGTTTGAATTTGTATTTTAGTTACTTACGCTTACTTTTACATTAGGTAAAATATCAGGTTTTGTGATCTTGATTTTAATATCAGATATATTGTACTCTTTTAAAAGAGAATCATTGATAGCTATAATAGCCTCTTCAAGAAGTTTAAACTCCCCTTTTGTAACAATATCTACTATATCATCTGCAATTGTTGCATAATCAAGATAAATACCATCATAAAACTCATATTCACACTCAAAGTTTACAATAATTTTTTGTGGAGTTACTCTTTCGTGTTCGAGCACACCTATAATGCAATCAAATGTTAAATCTTCAATATATATTTTCATGGAAAACCCCTTTTAATTAATAATGATTAGTTATTAATTTCTATTTTCTTCTCTTCACCTTTGATGATTCTTACAATATTTGGAATATGTTTATAAATCACTATAAAAGCTATGATGTAAAGAGGGATATTAGACTCAATACCCAATCCATCAGCAAATACCCAAGTACTTACTATTACACCAATAAGACCCAAAAGTGATGATAAGGAAGAGATTTTTAACACTTTTGCACTAATAGCCCAAACAAGACCACCTATAATAGTAGGAATAGGAAGTAAAACTATAAGTACACCTAAAGCTGTTGCGACTCCTTTACCACCTTCTAATTTCAAATAAGCACTATAACAATGACCCAAAAGTGCTAAAATCGCAACACCCCAAAGTGTCTCTAGGCTAAGACCTACATACATCCCAGCAAGTACAACTAGCGTCCCTTTTAAAGCATCAAGAGCTAGCGTAGCAATTCCTAGTTTTTTTGCTAGGGCAGGGTTTGTCTCTTTTACTACTCTTAATACATTGGTAGCACCAATGCTTTTGCTTCCACTTGATGTTACATCAACACCTGCAAATTGTTTTGCCAAAATCACCCCAAATGGTATCGAACCTACCAAATAAGCTACGATAAAAAATATTATATTAATGTTACCAAAAAACTCCACTTTAATCCTTCATTTTTGTTAATGTTACTATTTTATGTGATTGTAACTAAAAATTTGTTATATTTAGATAAATATATACTTATTTAGGGTTAAGGTTTCAGGTTTAAGGTTTCGGGGTTATGTTTTTCCTGAATTCTTAATCATGGACTTAGAGTCCTTTAAATTTAAAGGTTAAGCATTGGATTTAAAAGAAGAGATTTTAAAATTAAAAGAAAAACTAGATGTTACGGTCGTAGCTCACTTTTATCAAAAAGATGAAGTGTTTGAGCTTGCTGATATTACAGGAGATAGTTTAGAATTAGCGAAAAAAGCTTCTACTACAAATACAGAATTTATAGTATTTTGTGGTGTTGGATTTATGGGGCAAAGTGTTAAGATAATAGCTCCACAAAAAAGAGTTTTGATGCCTCGCATTGCTTGTTGTGCAATGGCTAAG contains:
- a CDS encoding PD-(D/E)XK nuclease family protein produces the protein MQNDLIVFPTSRAIRDYISGFVDIHGFLPYLTTMGEFFKNSIIIPNKTFIDDEKRFLLLSQASKEIDLQKLAISKNFTTFLKQSEYIFRFFDELSSEMVDIEQLKVVDVYEEYIEHLSILQMLLYKYNELLDLHNLVDKTNLANNYKINTIFLSTFDKITINVYGYMTKFEIKLIKEISKLVQINLIFETNSYNIKYLKTIDFSNFDIQSNMKINYDVTNKSIVSSQINNINNNNTIIKGFSTRIDQIAFVKKSIYDMVEKKRILPQNIVVITPDESFAQVLKVFDDEKYFNFAGGIPITQTLFFKKLNAIMEYLSKSDYKSIQKLRFYNIDLQVLNKEILPFLNKQIQSVQLQLLFQLLNLDDLDNELKNKLNDSIYKMDVLFFKSNEKITLAQGLKLLFDNISLLSLDDVAGGKITVMGLLESRGVRYEGVIIVDFNDDIAPKVSVKDKFLSTHIKELASLPTHIDRENLQKYYYKMVCDGAQELYISYVDNDQAKISRFASEIFDTLPIGLNDEEYKHILYSSKQIESKESEYLIDINLATQKFSATSLKDYLECKRRYYFKHIQKIKEHNISLMPKGGEVGTLIHTLLQNLFTNNKYFSTQDDFDKALFSEFNIIKNSIKHPSLKLELQIWEKKLRFLSALEMRRIKEGFQVAFLEKGFNINHKGINLTGKIDRVDIKDGKFYILDYKTSQSLKIDTLKTYATSSDFQLEFYFLALKDSGVEEVSYYDLNKIKILKEEVLDEKLNLLDTILESLYTTTVDFCKTDKLSNCLYCTYKIACGRE
- a CDS encoding RecB-like helicase codes for the protein MENFLALKASAGSGKTFALSVRYISLILLGAKPSEILTLTFTNKAANEMKERIFHTITTLGDDKAYLEQISLVSGKTIDDILLRKNDIKNEFIKSSLSIFTIDKFINKILKEFSGYLGIFDSYEIANDNIDELSFYFLSSLNDDEFSDFVEIYLQENKKLSSLITYFKSFIQKESQMNFDLRIYETTLQSIQDDILSKALKLKSYIYQTYEDALGVNSKKALDFETFDDLFNKTWIYRQTLSDFRDLKKFEDKISADLFLEIQELLKEYFEIRSNNATLQFVKLFDKFRTFRQEYIIKQRYLEFNDITNFANRLLNEIIDKEFLYFRLDARYRHILIDEFQDTSIEQFNILSPLIEESLAGSVEEFKTFFYVGDTKQSIYRFRGGKRELFDYLISSYPQIKEQNLDTNYRSKSQIVEFVNETFKSIHDYEYINQKSIDSGGFVEVYTSLALQGDEPYVDVLGKLKELKSAQVDLNKCAILVSTNEEVLNLYYYLSKSELDIPINTEMTSKLINQKNVKVLINWVKYLFFKEEIYKLNTMSLLGKNFQDDFVLEYDIQNNSVENILKTIALSFDILDENIIKLIEISSQYKDVFDFVYNIDFLDASMQNSAKTGISILTIFKSKGLEYESVILVDKLKRSSNNTDAFLFEYDGIFLKKIHYKIKNKESFDTQYKKALEKEEKLARIDILNVLYVALTRAKQNLIILKKEENSIFDEIGLSDLKLGVLSSNIPKKEEPKKSFPLEYAPLPLGTQDVAVKIGLDEYEDTRARYFGIATHYALENMVDFKDNEVDSVVDITKQRFSSYLNSDDFLDIEKRIKLLLSNSEFMNIIQNAQYLRKEQPLIFFKEMKYIDLLAVNDDGYIIIDYKTSSKHHEIYHKQVSTYKKAIEKITGSKNIKGYIFYLLADKIHHIIV
- a CDS encoding TonB-dependent receptor; translated protein: MKKTLMISVMTASAIFANEANLGTIDVTTDIISQKIENVSGEELKSADVAEALSKNSSSVNLIRRSGIANDILVRSQKKDNIVVMIDDAKVCGACPNRMDPPTSHIVTNSVEDIEIIGGPFDVEHMGTLSGIVKIKTKDPKEGFSGEINANAGSYDYKKLSISGSGGTDKIRVLMSASTENGEQYKDGDGNTFAQQLVNKVGSASTVRYADTYKDMDAFTKKTFSTKFFINPTDNSEIRLGYTLNRSDDILYPSSTMDAIYDDSDIYTFGATLKDLGTYSKELSLETYKSKVDHLMSTRFRNLSDATKYMDADVQSKITGAKLKNSFDLGIHKLEIGLDGSDRNWNGNRIHSTNGYGGGTAAQTDQYFIPDVDTKNRAIFAKMGVELGDFDVSMGARYDDTNVKANQKSKAMTTDAKRDIDYKSLSANILTTYHLNDDTSIFAGIGKGNRVPDAKELFMGKTNTVKGDLKQTKNYEVDFGVDYVADTYGIKSKVFHSTLKDYIYYHSVNEKYVNVDAKIYGIELSGYKYFTDEISLDMMASWQRGKKDNALSGQSDKDLADIVPLKTNIGLNYEQASHLVRVEMVAAKNWSNYDKDNGEQALPGYAVFNAKYNYKINKSFDVTVGMDNLFDKTYAVSNTYKDLTLAGTTDGVMLLNEPGRYTYANLRYKF
- a CDS encoding dihydroneopterin aldolase gives rise to the protein MKIYIEDLTFDCIIGVLEHERVTPQKIIVNFECEYEFYDGIYLDYATIADDIVDIVTKGEFKLLEEAIIAINDSLLKEYNISDIKIKITKPDILPNVKVSVSN
- the plsY gene encoding glycerol-3-phosphate 1-O-acyltransferase PlsY, with the translated sequence MEFFGNINIIFFIVAYLVGSIPFGVILAKQFAGVDVTSSGSKSIGATNVLRVVKETNPALAKKLGIATLALDALKGTLVVLAGMYVGLSLETLWGVAILALLGHCYSAYLKLEGGKGVATALGVLIVLLPIPTIIGGLVWAISAKVLKISSLSSLLGLIGVIVSTWVFADGLGIESNIPLYIIAFIVIYKHIPNIVRIIKGEEKKIEINN